Proteins encoded by one window of Cyanobium sp. NS01:
- a CDS encoding DUF1825 family protein, with amino-acid sequence MAFFDSEIVQDEAKRLFLDYQQLMQIGGDYGKFDREGKKLYIEQMEAMMDRYRVFMKRFELSEDFQAKLTVEQLRTQLGQFGLTPEAMFEQMHHTLERMKGQLEAQT; translated from the coding sequence ATGGCCTTCTTCGATTCCGAGATCGTCCAGGACGAGGCCAAGCGGCTGTTTCTCGACTACCAGCAACTGATGCAGATCGGTGGCGACTACGGCAAGTTCGATCGCGAAGGCAAGAAGCTCTACATCGAGCAGATGGAGGCGATGATGGATCGCTACCGGGTGTTCATGAAGCGGTTCGAGCTCTCGGAGGACTTCCAGGCCAAGCTCACGGTGGAGCAGCTCCGCACCCAGCTGGGCCAGTTCGGTCTCACGCCGGAAGCGATGTTTGAGCAGATGCACCACACCCTGGAGCGGATGAAGGGCCAGCTCGAAGCCCAGACCTGA